TATCGGTGGCGCCGTCTTGCTTACTCTTAGGTGTCTCGATGAGGAGATCCATATCGATTTCAGGGACGGCTGTGCTTGGAGCTTTGGTCATAGTCTTCGACTTGACCCTGTGGAGTCTGAGAGTTAAGATTCCGTTTCCATTCTTTCCAAGACTGCGGCTTGATATCAGTGGAATTCCAATAGTGCTCTCGCTTCTACTTTACGGCCCATTCTCAGGATTTGCAACATCGACAATTCTATTTCTATCGATAGCCTTTAGGGATCCCCTGAGCGGCTTCATGAGGGCCATAGCTGAACTTTCTACAGTCGCAGGTATGATTCCATTCTACACTAGGAAGTCAAGGTTTGGCATGTTGATGAGTATCGTTGGTGGCGTGACCTTGAGAGTTATAGTAATGTCTCTATGCAACATGGTCTTCCTGCCGCTCTTATCAATATTGACATGGGATGCGGCTGCGGCACTGCTTCCA
The DNA window shown above is from Candidatus Bathyarchaeota archaeon and carries:
- a CDS encoding ECF transporter S component, producing the protein MRRSISISGTAVLGALVIVFDLTLWSLRVKIPFPFFPRLRLDISGIPIVLSLLLYGPFSGFATSTILFLSIAFRDPLSGFMRAIAELSTVAGMIPFYTRKSRFGMLMSIVGGVTLRVIVMSLCNMVFLPLLSILTWDAAAALLPFIAGFNVMAGLISCVGGYTLYGALLRRLKPPPREYEAEILQGHLNV